One window of the Acidobacteriota bacterium genome contains the following:
- a CDS encoding BrnA antitoxin family protein has protein sequence MKRLDALTDETIDYSDLPELDAEFFRHAKVVVPPRKKQLTIRLDEDVLSWLKSQGRGYQSRINAILRAYYEAHRENTR, from the coding sequence TTGAAGCGCCTCGACGCGCTGACCGATGAGACCATCGACTACTCGGACCTTCCCGAGCTCGATGCCGAGTTCTTCCGCCACGCCAAGGTGGTGGTGCCGCCGCGCAAGAAACAGCTCACCATTCGCCTCGATGAGGACGTTCTGAGCTGGCTGAAAAGCCAGGGGCGGGGCTACCAGAGCCGCATCAACGCCATCCTGCGCGCCTACTACGAGGCCCACCGGGAAAACACCCGCTAG
- a CDS encoding acetate--CoA ligase family protein — translation MDAIFSPRSVAVIGASRKVGSIGYSLIHNLLLAEFDGPIFPVNPGARSIHSLKAYPSVAAIPDAVDLAIVAVPKELVPTIVDECLAAKVKGLVVITAGFGETGAAGAAIEAQLRDQVRAAGVRMVGPNCMGVINTAAGVHLNATFAPTPANPGSIGFVSQSGALGVAILNVAENLGIGLTQFVSMGNKADVSGNDLLEYWEHDDSTHVIAMYLESFGNPRHFTQIAKRVSRKKPILLVKSGRTDAGARAASSHTGAIAGADVTASAFLAQCGVLRANTIEELFDVALALDRCPLPNGRRVSIVTNAGGPAIMATDACVNQGLEMAELSSATTALLRRLLPAEASVANPVDMIASATPEHYEATLQALIDDPEVDLAMAINVTPILTHPMDVLEAVSRVARSSEKPILVVMMATDEFYESIRGDERHPPVYRFPEPAARALAMLSSYGEWRRRPVSNGPPVFEVDDEAVGALLESVDAGYLEPAQAFRVLELYGLAVAPWRQVATPAEALAAAEELGFPVVLKAIAPGLVHKSDLGAVRLSLADGAEVEAAARDMTEALTRAGHPPSGFLVQRMVSDGGHEVIFGISSDARFGPLLMFGLGGKYVEVFQDVRFGVTPLDRHEAEQMIRGIRGFGLLEGVRGEAPADLDVLVDTLLRLAQLATRHPRLAELDINPFLAGGGGRTAQAVDVRIRVEAPPTGAV, via the coding sequence TTGGACGCCATCTTCTCGCCCCGATCGGTGGCGGTGATCGGTGCCTCCCGCAAGGTCGGCTCGATCGGCTATTCACTGATCCACAATCTGCTGCTGGCGGAGTTCGACGGCCCCATCTTTCCGGTCAATCCGGGAGCCCGCTCGATCCACTCCTTGAAGGCCTATCCATCGGTGGCGGCGATTCCCGATGCGGTCGATCTGGCGATCGTGGCGGTGCCCAAGGAGCTCGTGCCGACGATCGTCGACGAGTGTCTGGCGGCGAAGGTCAAGGGTCTGGTGGTGATCACCGCCGGCTTCGGCGAGACCGGCGCCGCCGGGGCTGCCATCGAAGCTCAGCTTCGCGACCAGGTGCGAGCAGCGGGTGTCCGGATGGTCGGCCCGAACTGCATGGGGGTGATCAACACCGCCGCTGGGGTGCACCTCAACGCCACCTTCGCGCCGACGCCGGCGAACCCGGGCTCGATCGGCTTCGTCAGCCAGTCCGGAGCCCTCGGGGTGGCGATTCTCAATGTCGCCGAGAACCTCGGCATCGGCCTCACTCAGTTCGTGTCGATGGGCAACAAGGCCGACGTCTCCGGCAATGACCTGCTCGAGTATTGGGAGCACGACGACTCGACCCACGTCATCGCCATGTATCTCGAGTCCTTCGGAAACCCGCGCCACTTCACCCAGATCGCCAAGCGGGTGAGCCGCAAGAAGCCGATTCTGCTGGTCAAGTCGGGCCGCACCGATGCCGGTGCGCGGGCCGCCTCGAGCCACACCGGAGCGATCGCCGGCGCCGACGTCACCGCCTCCGCCTTCCTCGCCCAGTGCGGCGTGCTGCGCGCCAACACCATCGAGGAGCTGTTCGACGTCGCCCTCGCCCTCGATCGTTGCCCATTGCCCAACGGTCGGCGGGTCAGCATCGTCACCAATGCCGGCGGTCCGGCGATCATGGCGACCGATGCCTGCGTCAACCAGGGGTTGGAGATGGCCGAGCTGTCGTCCGCGACCACCGCCTTGCTGCGGCGCCTCTTGCCCGCCGAAGCGAGCGTCGCCAACCCGGTCGACATGATCGCGTCGGCGACGCCGGAGCATTACGAGGCGACGCTGCAGGCGTTGATCGACGATCCCGAGGTCGACCTCGCCATGGCGATCAACGTCACTCCGATCCTGACCCATCCGATGGATGTGCTCGAGGCCGTGTCGCGGGTGGCCCGAAGCTCCGAAAAGCCGATCCTGGTGGTGATGATGGCGACGGACGAGTTCTACGAGTCGATCAGAGGGGACGAGCGGCACCCGCCGGTCTATCGCTTTCCGGAACCGGCGGCGCGGGCGCTGGCGATGCTGTCGTCCTACGGTGAGTGGCGGCGCCGCCCGGTGTCCAACGGTCCGCCCGTCTTCGAGGTCGACGACGAAGCCGTCGGGGCGCTCCTCGAGTCCGTCGACGCGGGCTATCTCGAGCCGGCGCAGGCCTTTCGAGTGCTCGAGCTCTATGGCCTGGCGGTGGCCCCGTGGCGCCAGGTCGCGACGCCTGCGGAAGCGCTGGCGGCGGCCGAAGAGCTGGGTTTTCCGGTGGTGCTCAAGGCGATCGCTCCGGGATTGGTCCACAAGAGCGACCTGGGGGCGGTGCGGCTGAGCCTCGCGGATGGCGCCGAAGTCGAGGCCGCGGCGCGCGACATGACCGAAGCCTTGACCAGGGCTGGCCACCCGCCCAGCGGCTTCCTGGTTCAACGCATGGTGTCCGATGGCGGACACGAGGTGATCTTCGGGATCTCCAGCGATGCCCGTTTCGGCCCGCTGCTGATGTTCGGTCTGGGGGGCAAGTACGTCGAGGTCTTCCAAGACGTGCGCTTCGGGGTCACGCCCCTCGACCGTCACGAAGCCGAGCAGATGATTCGCGGTATTCGCGGCTTCGGCCTGCTCGAGGGAGTGCGCGGTGAAGCTCCCGCCGACCTCGACGTCCTGGTCGACACGCTGCTGCGCCTGGCCCAGCTCGCCACCCGCCACCCCCGCCTCGCCGAGCTCGACATCAACCCCTTCCTCGCCGGAGGCGGCGGCCGCACCGCCCAGGCGGTGGATGTGCGCATCCGGGTCGAGGCGCCGCCGACCGGCGCCGTCTGA
- a CDS encoding decaprenyl-phosphate phosphoribosyltransferase, with protein MVAALVRSLRPTQWAKNLFVLAPLVFGHALFDRELLGRGLAAFAAFCLAASAIYLFNDLRDRERDRLHPLKRHRPIASGALPVGLATTASLTAAAAALGIAYALGPLCLLVIAIYLVLNGLYTLHLKQVVILDVMIISLGFVLRVLAGGAAIGVAVSHWLLLCTIFLALFLGFSKRRHEISLLAERAADQRQVLSQYSLPFLDQMINVVTASSVVAYALWAVAPETTARYGGPYLIYTIPLVLFGVFRYLYLVYQRRDERNPTEALMKDWPFLTNLLLWGVTVTAIVYLT; from the coding sequence ATGGTCGCCGCCCTCGTCCGCTCATTGCGCCCGACACAGTGGGCCAAGAACCTCTTCGTGCTGGCTCCGCTGGTCTTCGGCCATGCCTTGTTCGACCGCGAGCTGCTCGGCCGCGGCCTCGCCGCCTTCGCGGCCTTCTGCCTCGCCGCCTCGGCGATCTACCTGTTCAACGATCTGCGTGATCGCGAGCGCGACCGGCTCCACCCGCTCAAGCGCCATCGGCCGATCGCCTCCGGGGCCCTGCCGGTGGGCCTTGCCACCACCGCCTCGCTGACCGCCGCCGCCGCCGCCCTCGGCATCGCCTACGCCCTCGGACCGCTCTGCCTGCTGGTGATCGCCATCTATCTGGTGCTCAACGGCCTCTACACCCTGCACCTCAAGCAGGTGGTCATCCTCGACGTCATGATCATCAGTCTGGGCTTCGTGCTGCGGGTGCTCGCCGGTGGTGCCGCCATCGGCGTCGCCGTCTCCCACTGGCTGCTTCTCTGCACGATTTTTCTCGCCCTCTTCCTGGGCTTCTCGAAGCGCCGCCACGAGATCAGCCTGCTGGCCGAACGCGCCGCCGACCAGCGCCAGGTGCTCAGCCAGTACAGCCTGCCCTTCCTCGATCAGATGATCAACGTCGTCACCGCCTCGTCGGTGGTGGCCTATGCCCTCTGGGCAGTGGCGCCGGAAACCACCGCGCGCTACGGCGGCCCCTACCTCATCTACACCATTCCCCTGGTGCTCTTCGGCGTCTTCCGCTATCTGTATCTGGTCTATCAGCGCCGCGACGAGCGCAACCCCACCGAAGCCCTGATGAAGGACTGGCCCTTCCTCACCAACCTGCTGCTCTGGGGCGTGACGGTGACGGCGATCGTCTACCTGACCTAG
- a CDS encoding BrnT family toxin has translation MSLEWDWRKYQRNLFKHGLNFRDAELVFDGPCLTLEDERFGDGEQRFVTPGSLAGRVVVIAHTPRGENTRIISMRKANSRERKHYDERLEAPRRADR, from the coding sequence TTGTCGCTCGAATGGGACTGGCGAAAATACCAACGAAATCTCTTCAAGCACGGCTTGAACTTCCGCGACGCGGAGCTCGTCTTCGACGGTCCGTGTTTGACCCTCGAGGACGAACGGTTCGGCGACGGCGAACAACGCTTCGTCACCCCGGGAAGTCTCGCCGGCCGGGTGGTCGTGATCGCCCATACCCCACGCGGCGAGAACACACGCATCATCTCGATGAGAAAGGCCAACAGCCGTGAGCGAAAACACTACGACGAGCGACTTGAAGCGCCTCGACGCGCTGACCGATGA
- the serS gene encoding serine--tRNA ligase — translation MLSRDLLRSDPERVRKGLEGRRANLKMIDHWSRLDGERRGLLVEVEDLKRQRNEASRSIGEIKKQGGDAADAIAAVGALKKRIGEIEENLEAIERDLSVIEISLPNLPHDSVPDGDDEASNRVERVVGEPPALPCEAEAHWDIGTRLGILDFERGAKVAGARFTAYFGLGARLERALVAWMLDLHGEQHGYTEVVPPYIANGDSLFGTGQLPKFEQDLFKLRDTEYYLIPTAEVPLTNLHRGETLDEADLPVRYCAFTPCFRSEAGSYGKDVRGLIRQHQFHKVELVHLTLPDQSWQTLEELTGHAERVLQLLELPYRVVTLSSGDLGFSSAKTYDLEVWLPGQEAYREISSCSNFLDFQARRANLRYRPAEGGKPRFLHTLNGSGLAVGRTVVAILENGLQADGTVRVPEVLRSYMGGAEVIAPRV, via the coding sequence ATGTTGTCCCGCGACCTCTTGCGCAGCGATCCCGAACGGGTGCGGAAAGGCCTCGAAGGCCGCCGCGCCAACCTCAAGATGATCGACCACTGGAGCCGCCTCGACGGCGAGCGCCGGGGGTTGCTGGTGGAGGTCGAGGACCTCAAGCGGCAGCGCAACGAGGCCAGCCGGTCGATCGGTGAGATCAAGAAGCAAGGCGGTGACGCCGCCGACGCGATCGCCGCGGTGGGAGCTCTCAAGAAGCGGATCGGCGAGATCGAGGAGAACCTCGAGGCCATCGAGCGCGATCTCTCGGTGATCGAGATCTCGCTTCCCAACCTGCCCCACGACAGCGTCCCCGACGGCGACGACGAAGCGTCCAATCGGGTCGAGCGGGTGGTCGGCGAGCCCCCTGCCCTGCCGTGCGAGGCCGAAGCCCATTGGGACATCGGCACTCGCCTCGGCATTCTCGACTTCGAGCGCGGCGCCAAGGTGGCGGGAGCACGTTTCACCGCCTATTTCGGGCTGGGAGCGCGCCTCGAGCGGGCGCTGGTGGCGTGGATGCTCGATCTCCACGGCGAGCAGCACGGCTACACGGAGGTGGTGCCGCCCTACATCGCCAACGGCGACTCGCTGTTCGGCACCGGCCAGCTACCGAAGTTCGAGCAGGACCTGTTCAAGCTGCGCGACACCGAGTACTACCTGATTCCCACGGCCGAGGTGCCGCTCACCAACCTGCACCGCGGGGAGACCCTCGACGAGGCCGACCTGCCGGTTCGCTACTGCGCCTTCACCCCCTGCTTTCGCAGCGAAGCCGGCTCCTACGGAAAGGACGTACGCGGTCTGATCCGCCAGCATCAGTTCCACAAGGTCGAGCTGGTGCACCTCACCCTGCCGGACCAGAGCTGGCAGACCCTCGAGGAGCTCACCGGTCACGCCGAGCGCGTCTTGCAGCTCCTCGAGCTGCCCTACCGGGTGGTCACCCTGTCCTCCGGCGACCTCGGCTTCTCGAGCGCCAAAACCTACGACCTCGAGGTCTGGCTGCCGGGTCAGGAGGCCTACCGCGAGATCTCCTCGTGCAGTAACTTCCTCGACTTTCAGGCCCGTCGAGCCAATCTGCGCTACCGCCCGGCGGAAGGCGGTAAGCCGCGCTTCCTCCACACCCTGAACGGCTCCGGCCTGGCTGTCGGCCGCACGGTGGTGGCGATCCTCGAAAACGGCCTCCAGGCCGATGGCACCGTCCGCGTGCCGGAGGTGCTGCGCTCCTACATGGGCGGCGCCGAGGTCATCGCGCCGCGCGTCTAG
- a CDS encoding glycosyltransferase, with product MSPHRGSLASAHLSAIVPTLGKSPWLRACLEALRADGGKDLEIVLVAPADLDLDDAGEAADLRLDAPAPGGFAAATNAGIAASSGELVATINDDALIQPGWCAELTAGLAADPQAGAAQGANLQLRQPHLVDGLGLEWNRWWQAVQIGHGEIFEAGLPARRVFGVSATVALYRRRALEQAKSDLGQVFDERLHSYYEDAELAGRLRRAGWRALSVPAARALHAGSTTAGGSVQQWSWIYGNRWLAVAQLLGHDFSAARSRLLLRDLRDLLRHPRRLRGALAGWRRARRLLAEFRHDGEALLPPH from the coding sequence GTGAGCCCGCACCGTGGAAGCCTGGCGAGCGCCCACCTTTCGGCGATCGTGCCGACCCTCGGCAAGAGCCCCTGGTTGCGCGCCTGCCTCGAAGCCCTGCGCGCCGATGGCGGAAAAGACCTCGAGATCGTCCTGGTGGCGCCGGCCGACCTCGACCTCGATGACGCGGGCGAGGCGGCCGATCTGCGCCTCGACGCCCCGGCACCCGGTGGCTTCGCCGCCGCCACCAACGCCGGCATCGCGGCATCGTCGGGCGAGCTGGTCGCCACCATCAACGACGATGCCCTGATCCAGCCCGGCTGGTGTGCCGAGCTCACCGCCGGCCTGGCGGCCGACCCCCAGGCCGGTGCCGCCCAGGGTGCCAACCTGCAGCTTCGCCAGCCCCACCTGGTCGATGGCCTCGGGCTGGAGTGGAACCGCTGGTGGCAAGCGGTCCAGATCGGCCACGGTGAGATTTTCGAGGCAGGCCTGCCGGCGCGCCGGGTGTTCGGCGTTTCGGCGACCGTCGCCCTCTATCGACGCCGGGCCCTCGAGCAAGCAAAGAGCGATCTCGGCCAAGTGTTCGATGAACGTCTGCATTCCTACTACGAGGACGCCGAGCTCGCCGGGCGCTTGCGACGCGCCGGCTGGCGCGCCCTCTCAGTACCGGCGGCGCGCGCCCTCCACGCCGGCTCGACCACCGCCGGCGGCAGCGTGCAGCAGTGGAGCTGGATCTACGGCAACCGTTGGCTGGCCGTGGCGCAGCTTCTCGGCCACGACTTCTCCGCGGCCCGCTCCCGGCTGCTGCTGCGCGATCTGCGCGATCTCCTCCGCCACCCCCGGCGCCTTCGCGGAGCTCTCGCCGGCTGGCGGCGCGCCCGACGCCTCCTGGCCGAGTTTCGCCACGACGGCGAAGCCCTGCTGCCGCCGCACTAG